One Pseudorasbora parva isolate DD20220531a chromosome 8, ASM2467924v1, whole genome shotgun sequence DNA window includes the following coding sequences:
- the LOC137084969 gene encoding piggyBac transposable element-derived protein 4-like — MYCGSLKIMSINQTYTCICFGFFGDASLKMATTEEDFDSEGSDIELEDSEEFEREEVVEEDYDENMPDDPLDRAQEWNLWDTEGEEEEEDGFYGFQVDWRTEGYQPRKAKQFTRKSGVKQPIPVDASPLNVFSRIFTDELWDMLVTETNRYAEQTRGQTPTNSKWNTVSKTEMKTFVGLCLAFGILKLPARRDFWRQTKWLYQTNVPKAMARDRFDMIWRYLHLQDNMDTAVDKSDKLWKIRQWMDLLLDSFKALYEVNGFVTVDESMVKYKGRLGFRQYLPMKPVKWGIKVWVMAESKTGYVTNFQVYTGAIQGKTEKDLAHRIVSDLVTPYYGSNLSVYMDNFYTSVKLMVDLKVRGVQACGTVRANRKDLPKNKQLTKKAGLNKHEFNVAQRDELTFCVWQDTKAVMVLSNYHDPTAHGLVRRKANGQRQTEVRVPACLADYQQHMKGVDLLDQMVGYYQIHHRSTKWWRRLFFYFVTVACYNAFVAAKSAGGAKWKYRRGGYKDWLEDLTQELIVPVTARSAPNVLPTSPTGASAEHDLVQINNKRKTCRECSLKHCGTDVRPGSTLMGCRQCNLPLHRECFMYHVVRHK; from the exons ATGTACTGTGGTTCGCTGAAAATCATGTCAATCAATCAGACATACACGTGCATTTGTTTTGGATTTTTCGGAGACGCGAGCTTGAAAATGGCAACGACAGAGGAGGATTTTGACAGCGAGGGGAGTGACATTGAGTTGGAAGATAGTGAGGAGTTTGAGAGGGAAGAGGTGGTAGAGGAGGATTATGATGAAAATATGCCGGATGATCCTTTGGATAGAGCACAGGAGTGGAATTTGTGGGACACAgaaggagaggaggaggaggaggatggcTTTTACGGATTCCAGGTAGACTGGAGAACTGAGGGTTACCAGCCGCGCAAGGCGAAACAGTTCACCCGCAAATCGGGGGTGAAACAGCCGATCCCCGTGGATGCTAGCCCCCTGAATGTCTTTTCGCGTATTTTTACCGATGAGCTTTGGGACATGTTGGTGACGGAAACTAATCGGTACGCCGAACAGACGCGTGGTCAGACTCCCACCAACTCGAAGTGGAACACTGTCTCCAAAACGGAGATGAAGACATTTGTCGGTCTGTGTCTCGCCTTCGGTATTTTGAAGCTGCCAGCACGCAGGGATTTCTGGAGGCAGACAAAATGGTTGTACCAGACCAACGTCCCCAAGGCCATGGCAAGGGACCGCTTCGACATGATCTGGAG ATATCTCCATCTCCAAGATAACATGGACACTGCCGTGGACAAGTCAGACAAGCTCTGGAAGATCCGGCAGTGGATGGACCTCCTCCTGGATAGTTTCAAGGCGCTCTATGAGGTCAATGGCTTTGTGACCGTGGATGAGTCCATGGTGAAGTACAAGGGCCGCCTGGGCTTCCGGCAGTACCTCCCCATGAAGCCGGTGAAGTGGGGAATAAAGGTGTGGGTCATGGCGGAGAGCAAAACAGGCTACGTCACCAATTTTCAGGTGTACACGGGTGCCATTCAGGGTAAGACAGAGAAAGACCTGGCTCACCGGATAGTGTCAGACCTGGTGACCCCTTATTACGGGTCCAACCTGTCTGTATACATGGACAACTTTTACACCAGTGTGAAGTTGATGGTGGACCTCAAGGTCAGAGGGGTGCAAGCTTGTGGAACGGTGCGTGCCAACCGAAAGGACCTCCCCAAGAATAAGCAGCTCACAAAGAAGGCTGGGTTGAACAAGCACGAGTTCAATGTGGCCCAGCGGGATGAGTTGACCTTTTGTGTCTGGCAAGACACCAAGGCTGTGATGGTCCTCTCCAACTATCATGACCCGACAGCTCATGGGTTAGTGAGGAGGAAGGCCAATGGTCAACGCCAGACGGAGGTTCGGGTGCCAGCATGCCTTGCTGATTATCAGCAACATATGAAAGGAGTCGATCTTCTGGACCAGATGGTGGGCTACTACCAGATCCATCATCGGTCTACGAAGTGGTGGAGAAGGCTGTTCTTTTATTTTGTTACGGTGGCGTGCTACAATGCCTTTGTGGCTGCCAAGTCTGCAGGAGGAGCCAAGTGGAAGTACAGGAGGGGCGGCTACAAGGACTGGCTGGAGGATCTGACCCAGGAGCTGATCGTCCCCGTTACTGCAAGAAGTGCTCCTAATGTGCTCCCCACCAGCCCAACTGGAGCTTCTGCTGAGCATGACCTGGTCCAGATCAACAACAAGAGGAAGACCTGCAGGGAGTGTTCTCTGAAGCATTGCGGCACCGACGTGCGTCCTGGGTCAACTCTGATGGGGTGCAGGCAGTGTAACCTTCCTCTGCACCGCGAGTGCTTCATGTACCACGTCGTTCGCCACAAATGA